The Cannabis sativa cultivar Pink pepper isolate KNU-18-1 chromosome 8, ASM2916894v1, whole genome shotgun sequence genomic interval GAGGTATCCAAAAGCAGTACATAAGGAGAAGAATAGGCCtcagaaaattatgaaactcGTACATAATCAGAATGCCTCCTAAAAGTATTCCATCTGcacatatttaaaaatagtCATACATCCATAAATTTATAGAAGTAATTCAAGATATAATAACAAATGTAAACCTATATTTAGCTAAGTGAAAACTTGCAAGTATATAGAAACAAAAAGAAGGCACATTGGAGACCAAACAGATTGTGTTTCCTATTTTATCAATATGAAGAACCCAAAACTAAAGGATCATAAACAAATTATTAAGTAAATGTAAATATATCTATTCCTTCCATGGTAAAATAAGTAGCAGAAAGAGAAAAATTTTATTGAATGAGGAGGCCATGCATGAATAAAGTTGTATCCCTCTCTATGCATTCAAGTGTTAAACACTTACAATAATTATAATCAATAGAACCTACAACCTGGTGCAGCAGCATAAAAGCAACAAGAAAATGTACAAGTAGTACTTACAAAATCGGCTATATAGAACTGAAAGCTCACGCCTCATTGTCTCCCAACCTTCTCCATTATTCATGGGCCTATTTGCCTTCCATATAGCAAGGAGATATCTCATCTCAAAAATTGAGAAGACTACAAACTTGAAAAAAGCAGCCGTTGCAAAGGCATTGAACAAGGACtctgaaaaaagataaaatcgaAGAACTTGCAGTTAGTGGAGTCTGACAGAGATAATTACAAAGCCAAAATAGTTACTATATGAACACAACATGACATGCACTCCTGTGCTATATCAAACTGCAGTCGGTGGCAAGTCCAATATTTTGTTTTAGCGGGGacgaaaattaaataattatattaatcaaATGTATTGATAAGAAAATAATGATATAAATATGTAAGTGAAGATAAAACAATGATACACTAATAATCTAATTTGTAGCACCGTTATCCTGCTTGACAAACATGAAAATATAAGACTACCACATCACCCTAAAATAAATCTTTTTCAAACCCCAAAACTATCAGATATTGAAATGGGCTGTCCGTCCAAATGCAGTCAGTTTCATACCCACTACAGAGTCCAAAATATGGGTGATATTTAAATCATTCAATCTGAACTTTGGTCTTTATTTATGACAAATGGGAATAAGTAATAGAGGTGGCATTTCATTCTTTCTGATGAATGGGAGATTTCCATAGAGGTCCATTTCATACTTTCTTTCTTCCAACAAAAACATGCATCGATGCCTTCTTGTCAGTTCACACCACGACAACTATCAGAATATTGAAAATGTGCATTCTTATTCTTGCCCTAAAAGTCTCATAGGGACAGAAGTATTGGAAGTATATACACAAATCTGCTACCTTCTGATTCAGGGCCAAGACCGCCATTAGCATTCTTAGACAAATTTCTCCAATCGAAGGCTGGGGCAGTGCAATTTAAAGTGATTAAAGAGAACTTAGTTGAAAGGTCATATTCCACAAAGCTACTGAAGATGAATTATTACATAGGATCTATAATTATAGAGCTGGTCATTTGTAATTGTATGTAAAATTCTAGTGTCTAAAAGATGCTGATTATGTGAAAGTTTTTGACACATTATTTCCTAGCTATCCCATGAATTGAACAGAGACCCAGTACTTTGAACAAATAAAAATGTCCTttcataaataatttcatacagGCATATGAATCAAGAAACTGAAAATGAGCTGGTTGTAAGAATTTACTATCTTACCAACAAGTATTCCTGCTGTTAGATGTATCAAGCAAAGATAAGCATCCATGATAGCCTGTTGGCCAATCATTAGAATTGAAACTTTGGCAGCTCCCTGAAGAGAAACATTGATATAAAAATGCATCAGAAACCAAATCATTACTCATAAAACTACTAAGTAGACAAGTAGTGTCCTCATAAGAATGACGTGAAAGATGATATGATTTATTGCTGGATTGATTGTTCTTATAGAAGAACGGGTTGGAGTCATTTCTTACAGATTGAGTGTTGCTATGTTCCATTTGCCGAATCAACAGCAGAACTTGAAGAAATGAAACCTGATAAAATTGTTAAGGAAGGCACCTAATATGCATAAATCTATGATCAACAATCAATGAAAgggaaaacaaaaacaaaagctcTCCGCTAATGATGTGTAAAGGATACAAAAGTGACCATCAAGGTATAATTCACTGCCTTATTATAGTAGACCTCAATGTTGACAGAAGACGCATTCAACAATAAGGGTGAGAAGCAGTCCCCATCATCATCCACTGCAGGACTCTCCATCAATCCTTCTATATGAAACCGATCACGATCCCCATCTAATTTATGATAACAAAACAGCTTAGTAAAACAAAGAAATTTTAAAACGAcaacaattaaaaatacatCAGAAAGATTCTATGTAACTTTTAAAAAGAAACTGGAACTGCAACTTAAGGTTCTGGAGATACCCTAAATTATATACCAGCCTTAAGAAATGGGAAATAATCTTAAGGAGATAgtaattgtaaatataaattttcttttatacaCTTGGAGAACTAAAGTACCATTTTGGGCGGATGGGACTCGTGAAATCTGGGCTGCAATTTCGATGTTGCAATGTTTCTCCATTTCATAAATTGGTGCTGCAGTATGAGAAAATAATAGTCAgcacaacaacaaaaacaatgTGAAGTTCAATTCAAAGTGAAGTGCAGAAATTACAATGTTTCTTCCTCCACATTTTATCCCGTGGAGAATCTTGGAACACCTGAGATGAGAAAACTCCAAGCTGTTCAAGAATTTAATGCAGCAGATAAGTACTAAGAGcatcatcaaaaaataaatatctcaatGGAATTATAgatattaactttaaattaaCATCCATTTCCAAAAATGCAATTTGGTTTTTCTTATCAGTTATTCAAATTGCAAGTACTTCAATATAAGTGGTGGATGTGCTTAGAACATGGAATTTTCTCTAGTCCAGAGTGCAGCATTCAAAACCAAAAACCTAGACCTACTTACATAAGCAAGCTCGAGATATCATACTGAAACCAACTACAGAATTCCAGAGTACAGGAATACCAAACAATCCATGTGATGACAAATAGTCCACACAAAAACTTTAgattaacttttttttcttgGAAAGAAGTGTGGAGTGAACTTGAAAAGCATTAGTTTGCAAGTTACATAAAAGTTTAACTATAAACAGTAATTCTTAACCAAACATGTAATGAGATTCACATCCCATGCAAAAAGGCACTTATAATCTTACAAAACCATATTGGAAGATGAGACCCGCTCTCAAAATTCTCATCCTTTGGTTACAGAAAGAATTCCACATAACTATAATTAGGATTAGATCAAACAACACCAAGTAAAATCAAAAATGTGTTTCATCATAAAACAATAGATCAAGCTATTTGAAGTACAAAATCATCATCAACGACAAGATATTGCGAATAATATGGGCAATAAATGTACCAAATGATATGGATTAGATAACATGTAGTCCTCTTCTTGGTTTGATTCTCCATCTTTTGGACTGCAAAATTGAATGGTATTATCAAATAAGAACTCATAAAGAGCAAACAAACCCTGCAAGCTCATAaactaaacaaataaatatttacacATTAAAGTAATGAGTCTAACTGTACCCTGAGAGTGAGGGATCATACAATATTTAAGCATGAAATAAATGTAGCGACCAACATGACAAAAGCCACTAGATTTACCTGTTAGCTACTATTCGAAGTTGTCTAAATGGCCATATATATACGCCTTCCACTCTGATTTGAACACCATTAACACTGTTTTCATTGTCAAATACatcttgaaaaataattattccctgttatcagaggaagagagcaacAAAGCTTAGGACAATATTATACCATGAAAGATAAGCATAACagatgtttttatttgttgacTTTATAATTTGATATATCATAAAACATAAAGACATATTTAAGCTATTGGATTTAGCTCAAGGAATAGTGATTGGCACAAAGTGTCtctgtttgtgtgtgtgtgcaCACACCTACACACATTAAGAGCTCGTTTGGaatgccgtattaggtcgtattatattgtattatattgaattgtattttatgtaatatttttatgtaaaactatatgtggtattaagttttatggacacctaaatatataatatttaagtataaattaaaatttaacatagtattatataaaaatatgatatataatccaattcaatataatacaatacaatacgacctaatacgatgttccaaacgagccctaaatgCAGATTATTCCCTCTCAATGGAAACATAAATTCCTCTATTCTACAAAATCGAGTCATATTCCTAATCTGAAGGAAAGAACCAAGACACTTCCTTTTTGTTCTTCTATATTTGAAGCAAAGCAGGTTATAAATGTCATAATTATTCATAGGTTCATACTAAAGAGAAAGTATGACTCGCAACTCAAAGTCAATAGACTAAGTTAAATTGGAGTTAGCACAATCATCTGACACTAACCTAAATGGCAGATATCAaatctaaaaatatattttttagcaCTACAGCACTCTGACATAGTGACTTTTTCACAGCAGAGACAGTAGTTCTATACTTCTAGTACTCACTAAGGACTTAGAAGTCATCTAGATTTG includes:
- the LOC115699612 gene encoding transmembrane E3 ubiquitin-protein ligase FLY2 isoform X3: MVCADSDMVAKRYLGFGFFSKRRLGLLNWVVFGFWLALLLLQPVASVRPLRERARSWGDEWLFVRKDESDLGPFSAWNITGTYRGNWKFLDSANSSSKFPDFRKSSGNSVIELVSTPTKITGVHYVQGIIIFQDVFDNENSVNGVQIRVEGVYIWPFRQLRIVANSPKDGESNQEEDYMLSNPYHLLGVFSSQVFQDSPRDKMWRKKHSPIYEMEKHCNIEIAAQISRVPSAQNDGDRDRFHIEGLMESPAVDDDGDCFSPLLLNASSVNIEVYYNKAVNYTLMVTFVSFLQVLLLIRQMEHSNTQSGAAKVSILMIGQQAIMDAYLCLIHLTAGILVESLFNAFATAAFFKFVVFSIFEMRYLLAIWKANRPMNNGEGWETMRRELSVLYSRFYGILLGGILIMYEFHNFLRPILLLMYCFWIPQIVTNVIRDSRKPLHPHYVIGVTVTRLAVPLYIFGCPNNFMRIEPDQSWCICLVVFIGLQSAILLLQHYLGSRWFIPRQILPEKYSYYRRFDQNTSNATDCVICMTAIDLMQRSNDCMVTPCDHFFHSGCLQRWMDVKMECPTCRRPLPPA
- the LOC115699612 gene encoding transmembrane E3 ubiquitin-protein ligase FLY2 isoform X2 translates to MVCADSDMVAKRYLGFGFFSKRRLGLLNWVVFGFWLALLLLQPVASVRPLRERARSWGDEWLFVRKDESDLGPFSAWNITGTYRGNWKFLDSANSSSKFPDFRKSSGNSVIELVSTPTKITGVHYVQGIIIFQDVFDNENSVNGVQIRVEGVYIWPFRQLRIVANSPKDGESNQEEDYMLSNPYHLVFQDSPRDKMWRKKHSPIYEMEKHCNIEIAAQISRVPSAQNDGDRDRFHIEGLMESPAVDDDGDCFSPLLLNASSVNIEVYYNKAVNYTLMVTFVSFLQVLLLIRQMEHSNTQSGAAKVSILMIGQQAIMDAYLCLIHLTAGILVAFDWRNLSKNANGGLGPESEESLFNAFATAAFFKFVVFSIFEMRYLLAIWKANRPMNNGEGWETMRRELSVLYSRFYGILLGGILIMYEFHNFLRPILLLMYCFWIPQIVTNVIRDSRKPLHPHYVIGVTVTRLAVPLYIFGCPNNFMRIEPDQSWCICLVVFIGLQSAILLLQHYLGSRWFIPRQILPEKYSYYRRFDQNTSNATDCVICMTAIDLMQRSNDCMVTPCDHFFHSGCLQRWMDVKMECPTCRRPLPPA
- the LOC115699612 gene encoding transmembrane E3 ubiquitin-protein ligase FLY2 isoform X4; its protein translation is MVCADSDMVAKRYLGFGFFSKRRLGLLNWVVFGFWLALLLLQPVASVRPLRERARSWGDEWLFVRKDESDLGPFSAWNITGTYRGNWKFLDSANSSSKFPDFRKSSGNSVIELVSTPTKITGVHYVQGIIIFQDVFDNENSVNGVQIRVEGVYIWPFRQLRIVANSPKDGESNQEEDYMLSNPYHLVFQDSPRDKMWRKKHSPIYEMEKHCNIEIAAQISRVPSAQNDGDRDRFHIEGLMESPAVDDDGDCFSPLLLNASSVNIEVYYNKAVNYTLMVTFVSFLQVLLLIRQMEHSNTQSGAAKVSILMIGQQAIMDAYLCLIHLTAGILVESLFNAFATAAFFKFVVFSIFEMRYLLAIWKANRPMNNGEGWETMRRELSVLYSRFYGILLGGILIMYEFHNFLRPILLLMYCFWIPQIVTNVIRDSRKPLHPHYVIGVTVTRLAVPLYIFGCPNNFMRIEPDQSWCICLVVFIGLQSAILLLQHYLGSRWFIPRQILPEKYSYYRRFDQNTSNATDCVICMTAIDLMQRSNDCMVTPCDHFFHSGCLQRWMDVKMECPTCRRPLPPA
- the LOC115699612 gene encoding transmembrane E3 ubiquitin-protein ligase FLY2 isoform X1 codes for the protein MVCADSDMVAKRYLGFGFFSKRRLGLLNWVVFGFWLALLLLQPVASVRPLRERARSWGDEWLFVRKDESDLGPFSAWNITGTYRGNWKFLDSANSSSKFPDFRKSSGNSVIELVSTPTKITGVHYVQGIIIFQDVFDNENSVNGVQIRVEGVYIWPFRQLRIVANSPKDGESNQEEDYMLSNPYHLLGVFSSQVFQDSPRDKMWRKKHSPIYEMEKHCNIEIAAQISRVPSAQNDGDRDRFHIEGLMESPAVDDDGDCFSPLLLNASSVNIEVYYNKAVNYTLMVTFVSFLQVLLLIRQMEHSNTQSGAAKVSILMIGQQAIMDAYLCLIHLTAGILVAFDWRNLSKNANGGLGPESEESLFNAFATAAFFKFVVFSIFEMRYLLAIWKANRPMNNGEGWETMRRELSVLYSRFYGILLGGILIMYEFHNFLRPILLLMYCFWIPQIVTNVIRDSRKPLHPHYVIGVTVTRLAVPLYIFGCPNNFMRIEPDQSWCICLVVFIGLQSAILLLQHYLGSRWFIPRQILPEKYSYYRRFDQNTSNATDCVICMTAIDLMQRSNDCMVTPCDHFFHSGCLQRWMDVKMECPTCRRPLPPA